One part of the Chryseobacterium mulctrae genome encodes these proteins:
- the bshC gene encoding bacillithiol biosynthesis cysteine-adding enzyme BshC, translated as MKTINKIAFSEIGSIPKLVKDFLNHDIQGFEAQAFSLENFAQQIHLKQNSFIVEKREILSETIKSQLSDFKLSSKQTENLENLKHKNTFTITTGHQLNLFSGPVFFVYKILQTIKTCTYLQQNFPDFNFVPVYWMASEDHDFAEINHFKTENNYYEINEKSGSAVGRIQINDTFFISEFEKEFKDSVFGTELILMLKEAYKNGNTLTKAIQTLVNRLFSDFGLLILDGDSKALKNQIKDVFKDELENFSLHKNSKDKVDFLTDKYGKVQVNPREINLFYLSETRDRIDFDGENYIVVDKNIQFTKEEILNELENYPEKFSPNALMRPVYQENVLPNLAYIGGNAEIMYWLELKDYFTQLNLPFPILIPRNSMLFLKEKTIGKIEKLNLKLDDFFQNFTKITNDKILDNNEILHLLNQKENLLTKQFSELKSAAENTDQSFGNLVKAEETRQLKSFERMKKRLLRAEKIKQNELLERLENLFLDVHPSKTWQERIYNFSVFFADFGYSWIEFCMEEMVVEDSKLIIVAI; from the coding sequence TTGAAAACAATAAACAAAATAGCATTCAGCGAAATCGGAAGTATTCCAAAATTGGTAAAAGATTTCCTGAATCATGATATACAAGGATTTGAAGCACAGGCTTTTTCGCTTGAAAACTTTGCTCAGCAAATTCATTTAAAACAAAACTCTTTTATAGTAGAAAAAAGAGAAATTCTATCTGAAACAATAAAATCACAACTTTCAGATTTTAAGTTGTCTTCTAAACAGACAGAAAATTTAGAAAATCTTAAGCATAAAAATACATTCACCATTACAACCGGGCATCAGCTTAATCTGTTTTCCGGACCTGTTTTTTTTGTGTACAAAATTCTTCAGACGATAAAAACCTGTACTTATTTACAGCAGAATTTTCCTGATTTCAATTTTGTTCCGGTGTATTGGATGGCTTCTGAAGATCACGATTTTGCGGAAATCAATCATTTCAAAACCGAAAATAATTATTACGAAATCAATGAGAAATCGGGAAGTGCAGTTGGAAGAATTCAAATCAACGATACTTTTTTTATTTCTGAATTTGAAAAAGAATTTAAAGATTCTGTTTTCGGAACTGAGCTTATTTTAATGCTTAAAGAAGCTTACAAAAATGGAAATACGTTAACGAAAGCAATTCAGACTTTGGTTAACAGGTTGTTTTCAGACTTTGGTTTGTTGATTCTTGATGGTGATTCCAAAGCATTGAAAAATCAGATTAAAGATGTTTTTAAAGACGAACTGGAGAATTTTAGCTTACATAAAAACTCAAAAGATAAAGTCGATTTTCTGACGGATAAATATGGTAAAGTTCAGGTAAATCCGCGTGAAATTAATTTATTTTATCTTTCTGAAACCCGCGATAGAATAGATTTTGACGGCGAAAATTATATCGTTGTAGATAAAAATATTCAGTTTACGAAAGAAGAAATTTTAAACGAGCTTGAAAACTATCCCGAAAAGTTTAGTCCAAATGCATTGATGCGACCTGTTTATCAGGAAAATGTTTTGCCGAATCTGGCTTATATCGGTGGGAATGCCGAAATCATGTATTGGCTTGAGCTGAAAGATTATTTTACTCAACTTAATTTACCGTTTCCAATTTTGATTCCGAGAAACTCGATGTTGTTTTTAAAAGAAAAAACAATCGGTAAAATCGAAAAACTGAATTTAAAACTGGATGACTTCTTTCAGAATTTCACAAAAATCACGAATGATAAGATTTTAGATAATAATGAGATTCTTCATTTGCTTAATCAAAAAGAAAATCTTCTTACAAAGCAGTTTTCGGAATTGAAAAGTGCAGCCGAAAATACAGATCAGTCTTTTGGAAATCTTGTAAAAGCGGAAGAAACGAGACAGCTTAAGTCTTTCGAAAGAATGAAAAAAAGACTTCTTCGTGCAGAAAAAATAAAACAAAACGAATTGTTGGAGCGTTTAGAAAATCTATTTTTAGATGTTCATCCTTCAAAAACGTGGCAGGAAAGAATATATAATTTCTCTGTATTCTTTGCAGATTTCGGATATTCTTGGATAGAATTTTGCATGGAAGAAATGGTGGTAGAAGATTCAAAATTAATAATTGTTGCCATTTAA
- a CDS encoding putative porin — MKYLFLIIFFLASFTKAQVIVNKTDSNMLEKKLKDTLVIDSGTKDSLKIFKPTINDYQYQTQFSEKKIFDTAMTFNKSYIFSQYNNRDNFGRVQFANIGSGFNPLSYEVNAEQNLSLLPTNKSYGILGINDIKYYDVKTPTATFIYHTAMKNGAALQSTYTQNIGKRFNFALDYMGLRSQGFYRNSLSANNNTLFSGHYTSKSGDYELFAHYLHQNVNNQENGGIVNDDLFQSGDSEFRNRDRALVNLASSSSQYSYRRYYLSHQFTPFNAEKFPFRIRHTIFNQGNKYYYNQGSLEPYWYTSEAEIVNGFPLATKKYSNNFSNTFSLVFDNERFKLDAGLRYQMLKFGVDQITLPILQIPSEMKENRLGAVGNLQIKLFDKFQVNSFLEISKGNQFGNYLKTTNNIKFEPIKDYFVNAKVNFQSSYPSFNYLANASVYNNFNYFLSDAKNQSVTEIGGNVNLKWFQTQLFANYFRVDNYTYFDAAAMPRQSANSVNISQIGGDATFSYGKFHLNTRLQFQNVLTNKELLPLPSFIGRANFFFQSKAFKNAAEIQAGLKVYYFSKFATREYFPILNEYILPSADSFSIGGQPIADLYVNMKVKRMFFFIEGQQIGTVVSPNKSYAFPHYPVYDFRLNIGILWYLFN; from the coding sequence ATGAAATACCTTTTTCTAATCATATTTTTCCTTGCCTCATTTACTAAAGCACAGGTTATTGTCAATAAAACAGACTCTAACATGCTTGAGAAAAAACTAAAAGACACCTTAGTAATAGATTCCGGGACAAAAGATTCTCTTAAAATTTTTAAACCGACGATTAATGATTATCAGTATCAGACCCAGTTTTCTGAAAAGAAAATCTTTGATACAGCGATGACTTTTAATAAATCGTATATTTTTTCTCAATATAATAATAGAGATAACTTTGGAAGAGTGCAGTTTGCAAACATCGGATCGGGATTCAATCCTTTATCTTATGAAGTAAATGCCGAACAAAACCTTTCTCTTTTACCAACAAATAAATCGTATGGTATTTTAGGGATTAATGACATCAAATATTATGATGTAAAAACTCCTACGGCTACCTTTATTTATCATACTGCGATGAAAAACGGTGCGGCTTTGCAGTCAACTTATACCCAAAATATAGGGAAGAGATTCAATTTTGCTTTAGATTATATGGGACTTCGTTCTCAAGGATTTTACAGAAACTCTTTGTCAGCAAACAACAATACCTTGTTTTCTGGACATTATACATCCAAAAGTGGAGATTATGAATTATTCGCTCATTACCTTCATCAAAATGTAAACAATCAGGAGAATGGTGGAATTGTAAATGATGACCTTTTCCAATCAGGAGATAGTGAGTTTAGAAATCGTGACAGAGCTTTGGTGAATTTGGCATCATCCAGCTCGCAATATTCTTATAGAAGATATTACCTGAGTCATCAGTTTACTCCTTTTAATGCTGAAAAATTCCCTTTTAGAATTAGACACACCATCTTTAATCAAGGGAATAAATATTATTACAACCAAGGTAGTTTAGAGCCATATTGGTACACTTCTGAAGCCGAAATTGTTAATGGTTTTCCTCTTGCAACCAAAAAGTATTCAAATAATTTCAGCAATACCTTCAGTTTAGTTTTCGATAACGAACGCTTCAAATTAGATGCAGGATTAAGATATCAGATGCTGAAATTCGGAGTCGATCAAATTACATTGCCTATTCTTCAAATTCCTTCTGAAATGAAAGAAAACAGATTAGGAGCTGTCGGAAATCTACAGATTAAACTTTTCGATAAATTCCAGGTCAATTCATTCTTGGAAATTTCAAAAGGAAATCAGTTTGGAAATTATTTGAAGACGACAAACAATATCAAGTTTGAGCCGATTAAAGATTACTTTGTGAATGCAAAAGTAAATTTCCAAAGTTCATATCCGTCATTTAATTATCTTGCGAATGCTTCGGTATACAACAACTTTAATTATTTCCTTAGTGATGCAAAAAATCAGTCAGTAACAGAAATTGGTGGAAATGTTAATTTAAAATGGTTCCAAACTCAACTTTTTGCCAACTATTTTAGAGTAGATAATTATACTTATTTTGATGCTGCAGCAATGCCGAGACAGAGTGCAAATTCTGTAAATATTTCTCAGATTGGAGGTGATGCTACTTTCAGTTATGGTAAATTTCATTTAAATACCAGATTGCAGTTTCAAAATGTTTTAACCAATAAAGAATTATTGCCATTGCCTTCTTTTATTGGTAGAGCCAACTTTTTCTTTCAGTCTAAAGCATTCAAAAATGCAGCAGAAATTCAGGCTGGTTTAAAAGTATATTATTTTTCAAAATTTGCGACACGAGAATATTTCCCGATTCTTAACGAATATATTTTGCCAAGCGCAGATTCTTTCTCAATCGGAGGACAGCCAATTGCTGATCTATATGTTAATATGAAAGTGAAAAGAATGTTTTTCTTTATCGAAGGTCAGCAAATAGGAACGGTCGTTTCACCAAACAAATCGTATGCATTCCCACATTATCCGGTCTATGATTTTAGACTGAATATTGGAATTTTATGGTATCTGTTCAACTAA
- a CDS encoding RagB/SusD family nutrient uptake outer membrane protein: MKKRILNIILIGAIGLTSLNCTDLIEDVSPDALPESSQTLTDVTILERLLVNTYQTMPIGQESFIQALMSDEARIATTNNGSGVFLWGRTFTSQDNDVEALWNSSYRTVFTANKVLDNIDNVTNNGANGLNKNQIKAEALGMRAFAHFIVLKNFSPKYSPTALGCAYMKSSNIENIYDTPPRSNMQDSYQNVLSDLNAALALNPTNNLNMRMSKDALNAIKSLVYLEMGDNANAITFANAAIGTRVLKGGPEIVTVPATNPKQAEITNIWTDPITSAGTNAAPIDGSEVIFQQINIAGAVSFNMGALYRSPALGVFWNASTTLKQKYNAGDYRIAAYYRTFGTPTSLTTVFNKYYGPAATPGIANIKAIRLAEMILVRAEAKAKTGDLAGAFADYDLIRVSRNAGASVAFTSTQDAIDKILDEKFREFPLEGKRMIDLKRNGKIVTRLSTDTTVAYPNTSFPNVDKMTLPIPYSEIFANPNMKQNVGW, from the coding sequence ATGAAAAAAAGAATATTAAATATTATATTAATAGGTGCAATAGGATTAACATCTCTGAACTGTACAGATTTAATTGAAGATGTGTCTCCGGACGCATTACCAGAAAGCAGCCAAACATTAACTGATGTTACCATTTTGGAAAGATTGCTTGTTAATACATACCAAACAATGCCGATAGGACAAGAGTCTTTTATACAAGCACTTATGTCTGATGAAGCGAGAATTGCAACTACAAATAATGGGAGTGGTGTTTTTCTATGGGGCAGAACATTTACTTCTCAAGATAACGATGTTGAAGCTCTTTGGAATAGTTCTTACAGAACAGTATTTACAGCAAATAAAGTATTAGATAATATTGATAATGTTACCAATAATGGTGCTAATGGTCTTAATAAAAATCAAATTAAAGCCGAAGCATTAGGAATGAGAGCGTTTGCACACTTTATTGTTTTAAAGAACTTTTCGCCTAAATATAGCCCTACGGCATTAGGATGCGCCTATATGAAGTCTTCAAACATTGAGAATATCTATGATACTCCTCCTAGAAGCAATATGCAAGATTCTTATCAAAATGTTCTTAGTGATTTAAATGCAGCATTAGCTTTAAATCCAACGAATAATTTGAACATGAGAATGAGTAAGGATGCATTAAACGCAATTAAGAGCTTAGTTTATCTTGAAATGGGAGATAACGCAAACGCAATTACTTTTGCTAATGCTGCTATAGGAACTCGTGTATTAAAGGGTGGACCTGAAATTGTGACTGTACCAGCTACTAATCCAAAGCAAGCTGAGATTACTAATATTTGGACTGATCCTATTACAAGTGCAGGAACTAATGCTGCTCCAATTGATGGAAGTGAGGTTATCTTCCAACAAATAAATATTGCCGGAGCTGTTAGTTTTAATATGGGAGCTCTTTACAGATCACCTGCTTTAGGTGTATTTTGGAATGCTTCTACAACACTAAAGCAGAAATATAATGCTGGAGATTATAGAATTGCAGCTTATTACAGAACTTTCGGGACGCCAACATCTTTAACAACAGTCTTTAATAAATATTATGGACCAGCTGCAACCCCTGGAATTGCAAATATTAAAGCGATAAGGTTAGCTGAAATGATTTTAGTAAGAGCAGAAGCTAAGGCTAAGACAGGTGATTTGGCAGGTGCATTTGCTGACTATGATTTAATTAGAGTATCTCGTAATGCTGGAGCTAGTGTTGCATTTACTTCTACACAAGATGCAATTGATAAGATTTTAGACGAGAAATTTAGAGAATTCCCGTTAGAAGGAAAGAGAATGATCGACCTTAAGAGAAATGGTAAGATAGTTACAAGATTATCAACTGATACTACAGTTGCTTATCCAAATACATCTTTCCCTAATGTAGATAAGATGACTTTACCAATTCCTTATTCTGAAATATTTGCTAATCCAAATATGAAGCAAAACGTAGGATGGTAA
- a CDS encoding SusC/RagA family TonB-linked outer membrane protein: protein MNVKLRVLSAGALFFIGSMAYAQTTKKDTGNVKTEKIANIDEVVLVGYTPKKKGDITTAVATIKSSEINNVPVGNFVQNLGGRLAGVDVMVGSGQPGTGGNIIIRGVGSINGGTTPLYVVDGVPLNSTAFAALNPNDFEEITVLKDAASKSMYGAAAGAGVVVIKTKSGKAGFQVQYTGQAGIAQKSKYKYQLMDADQWLSWNNSWGNFSDAEVDMYKATGVNTDWTKSFLRTGFSLTNDIAISGGANNTNYYFSLGQFSQDGIAQASSLDRYTLNARINSGNGTNFRFGTQTNLSFNKLKGIAGEAGVFTNNPFFAVNTAPVLAPYNDNGTFATGKGLFGEPNYGARSLEQALTGERGRNQIKIITSAFGEYDINSNFTARVFGGIDYTQNNTTNYVHPNTYYGSTTSPGQAGLLTRALASASTITTNARLSYKNTWDDVHNFSAFVLGEYVGRFRENFGYTGYGMDKAMGATPAGITVAQNILPALSGGSTRFTTLAVLGSLSYNYDSKYYIDANIRRDVSSQFAMGKKAGTFGGASAAWAISKEDFLSDTKVNNLKLRASWGITGNFGDPTTINPYNDQQYYNSGGLYNTTRSLSVGSPLNQNYSWERETQLNIGLDYGLFNDRIWGSIDVYDRQTKNLFLDYNLSATSGFTTITNYNSGKMSNKGVEVDLHGDIIKNSDLTVSLFANFSYNKNRILDLGQVNQFESGTSIIRVGEAYGSHFIVGWAGVNPQTGAPIYQDLNGNSTEVYDAINNKTGWGTSYAPYTGGFGLDLKYKGFFLNSQFQWKSDYSRFNNQRFFQENPDFWYLNQNVNQLDIWTTPGQITDVQRAGTKVEFTSKFIEDASFLRFKNVRLGYDFKKSFLAGAGIKGITIFADVNNVYTWTKWTGFDPDDDNNIAQYEYPTPRIITIGTTLTF, encoded by the coding sequence ATGAATGTTAAATTACGTGTATTAAGTGCGGGGGCGTTGTTCTTTATAGGATCAATGGCTTATGCGCAAACAACAAAAAAAGACACAGGCAATGTTAAAACTGAAAAAATAGCAAACATTGACGAAGTTGTTTTAGTAGGGTATACTCCAAAGAAAAAAGGAGATATTACTACTGCTGTAGCTACAATCAAGTCTTCAGAAATTAACAATGTACCAGTAGGTAACTTTGTACAGAATTTAGGAGGAAGATTAGCTGGGGTTGATGTCATGGTAGGTTCTGGTCAACCTGGGACTGGTGGTAATATTATTATTAGAGGGGTTGGATCTATCAACGGAGGTACTACTCCTTTGTATGTAGTTGACGGTGTACCTTTAAACTCTACGGCTTTTGCAGCATTAAACCCAAATGATTTTGAAGAAATAACTGTTTTAAAGGACGCGGCTTCTAAATCTATGTATGGAGCGGCGGCTGGTGCTGGGGTTGTAGTAATTAAGACAAAATCTGGTAAGGCTGGTTTTCAAGTTCAGTATACGGGGCAGGCGGGTATTGCTCAAAAAAGCAAATATAAGTATCAGCTAATGGATGCTGATCAGTGGCTTTCATGGAATAACTCTTGGGGGAATTTCAGCGATGCTGAAGTTGATATGTATAAAGCAACAGGGGTTAATACAGATTGGACTAAATCATTTTTAAGAACAGGGTTCTCATTAACAAACGATATCGCAATTTCTGGTGGAGCAAATAATACTAATTATTATTTCTCTTTAGGACAATTTAGTCAAGATGGAATCGCTCAAGCTTCTAGTCTAGATAGATATACCCTAAATGCTCGTATCAATTCAGGGAATGGAACAAACTTTAGGTTTGGTACACAAACTAATTTAAGTTTTAACAAACTAAAAGGGATTGCAGGAGAAGCCGGAGTATTTACAAACAACCCTTTCTTTGCAGTAAATACAGCGCCTGTTTTAGCACCATATAATGATAACGGAACTTTTGCGACAGGTAAAGGGCTTTTTGGAGAGCCTAACTACGGAGCGCGTTCTTTAGAACAAGCACTAACTGGAGAAAGAGGAAGAAATCAAATAAAAATAATTACAAGTGCATTTGGGGAATATGATATAAACTCAAATTTCACTGCAAGAGTATTTGGAGGTATTGACTATACACAGAATAATACGACCAATTATGTACACCCTAATACTTATTACGGGTCAACAACTTCTCCTGGACAAGCCGGGTTATTGACAAGAGCTCTAGCAAGCGCATCTACAATTACAACAAACGCAAGATTATCATATAAAAATACTTGGGATGATGTACATAATTTTAGTGCATTCGTTTTAGGTGAGTATGTAGGTAGATTTAGAGAGAACTTTGGTTATACGGGGTATGGTATGGATAAGGCAATGGGAGCTACACCAGCAGGAATTACTGTTGCTCAAAATATTTTACCAGCACTTAGTGGGGGAAGTACAAGGTTTACAACATTAGCTGTTTTGGGTTCATTGTCATATAACTATGATAGTAAATACTATATTGATGCTAATATTAGAAGAGATGTTAGTTCGCAATTTGCAATGGGCAAAAAAGCTGGTACTTTTGGTGGTGCTTCTGCAGCTTGGGCAATCAGTAAAGAAGATTTTTTATCTGATACAAAAGTTAACAATTTAAAATTGAGAGCGAGTTGGGGGATTACAGGTAATTTTGGAGACCCAACAACTATAAATCCATATAATGATCAGCAATATTATAACTCCGGAGGATTATATAATACTACAAGATCACTTTCTGTAGGATCACCATTAAACCAAAACTATTCATGGGAAAGAGAGACCCAGTTGAATATAGGTTTAGACTATGGCTTATTTAATGATAGGATTTGGGGATCAATTGATGTTTATGATAGACAGACAAAAAATTTGTTTTTAGATTATAATTTATCTGCTACTTCAGGATTTACTACAATTACCAATTATAACTCAGGTAAAATGAGTAATAAAGGTGTGGAAGTTGATCTTCATGGAGATATTATTAAAAATTCTGATTTAACAGTTTCATTATTTGCAAACTTCTCATACAATAAAAATAGAATTTTAGATTTAGGTCAGGTTAATCAATTTGAATCAGGTACATCAATTATTAGAGTTGGTGAGGCTTACGGTAGTCACTTTATTGTAGGTTGGGCTGGAGTTAATCCTCAAACTGGAGCACCAATATATCAAGATTTAAACGGTAATTCTACTGAAGTTTATGATGCAATCAACAATAAGACTGGATGGGGTACTTCATATGCTCCATATACCGGAGGGTTTGGTCTGGATTTAAAGTATAAAGGGTTCTTCTTAAATTCTCAATTCCAATGGAAAAGCGACTATTCAAGATTTAATAACCAAAGATTCTTCCAAGAGAATCCTGATTTCTGGTATTTGAACCAAAACGTAAACCAATTAGATATTTGGACTACACCTGGTCAAATTACAGATGTGCAAAGAGCAGGAACCAAAGTTGAATTTACATCTAAATTTATTGAAGATGCTTCATTCTTAAGGTTTAAAAATGTAAGATTAGGTTACGATTTCAAAAAATCATTCTTAGCAGGTGCAGGTATTAAGGGAATAACTATATTTGCTGATGTCAATAACGTCTATACGTGGACTAAATGGACTGGTTTCGATCCTGATGATGATAATAATATTGCACAGTACGAATATCCTACTCCTAGAATTATCACTATCGGAACTACATTAACTTTCTAA
- the infB gene encoding translation initiation factor IF-2, which yields MPKIRLNKAVKEFNISMSRLVEFLQSKDIVVENNPNAQLEEAAYSALEAEFAKDGEQRKASHEVVISKVPEEKLEMEEKKAPEVIRAKANTKPETRILGKIDLEPKKAEPVAEEPTPAPAAPVEEKKEEKVKVKEVKEEVKAAKEEMVPVSEVKATPERQEFKVLDKIDLSQIEGNRNRPAKKDKPKTEEVKAVVKPAEPAKETPKPVEKPVEKVEEKKPESTSEEPQEPQKIETVYQKLDGPKIVGEKIDLTQFAPKPNSGAKKKRKRIEKPGGPNQNTGNNQQGGNNQQGGQNRPQGQNGPGGNRPPGQGGYQGNRPPGQGGQNRPGGPQGNRPPGQGGQNRPQGQGGGNRFGNNRPGQRTMPVELTDEQVKNQIKETLEKLTNKGGKSKSSKHRKDKRSFRREQDERQQEIDAADRTLKVTEFITVGELASLMNVSPTEVISACFSLGVMVTMNQRLEADTLLLVTDEFGYKIEFSDADLEDTDADDEIDTEESLVSRAPIVTVMGHVDHGKTSLLDYIRKTNVIAGESGGITQHIGAYNVKLENGQRITFLDTPGHEAFTAMRARGAQVTDIAIIVIAADDDVMPQTKEAISHAQAAGVPMIIAINKVDKPNANPDNIRQQLSGMNILVEEWGGNVQAQEISAKMGNNMDLLLEKVLLQAEMLELKANPERAANGVVIEASLDKGRGYVATMLVQTGTLKVGDYVVAGKNHGKVKALLDERGKNLEEAGPSIPATILGLDGAPTAGDKFRVYADESEGKAIANKREQLQRELSIRTKKHTTLEELGRRIALGEFKELNIILKGDVDGSVEALSDQLQRLSTEEISVKILHSGVGQITESDINLAAASDAIIIGFNVRAGANAKDLADREEIEIRTYSVIYKAIDEVKEAMEGMLSPEIQEQVIGNVEIREVFKISKVGTIAGCMVLTGKVTRQSKVRLLRDGIVKFDGELESLKRFKDDVKEVTKGYECGLNLKGYNDIEQNDILEVYEEVAVKKKLK from the coding sequence ATGCCAAAAATAAGATTAAATAAAGCGGTTAAGGAATTTAACATATCGATGTCTAGGCTGGTAGAGTTTTTACAGTCTAAGGATATTGTGGTTGAAAACAATCCTAACGCTCAATTAGAAGAAGCGGCATATTCTGCATTGGAAGCTGAGTTTGCCAAAGACGGTGAGCAACGTAAAGCTTCCCATGAGGTGGTTATTTCTAAAGTTCCGGAAGAAAAACTGGAGATGGAAGAAAAGAAAGCACCTGAAGTAATAAGAGCTAAAGCTAATACAAAACCAGAAACCAGAATTTTAGGTAAAATCGATCTTGAGCCTAAAAAAGCTGAACCTGTTGCGGAAGAACCAACTCCTGCACCAGCTGCACCTGTAGAAGAAAAGAAAGAAGAGAAAGTAAAAGTGAAGGAGGTGAAAGAAGAGGTGAAAGCTGCAAAAGAAGAAATGGTACCGGTTTCTGAAGTAAAAGCAACTCCTGAAAGGCAAGAATTCAAGGTTTTGGATAAAATTGATCTTTCTCAAATAGAAGGAAACAGAAACAGACCTGCAAAAAAAGATAAACCTAAAACAGAAGAGGTGAAAGCTGTAGTAAAACCAGCTGAACCTGCTAAAGAAACACCAAAACCGGTTGAAAAACCTGTAGAAAAAGTGGAAGAAAAGAAACCTGAATCTACTAGTGAGGAACCTCAGGAGCCTCAGAAAATAGAAACTGTTTATCAAAAACTTGACGGTCCTAAAATCGTTGGTGAAAAAATTGACTTAACTCAGTTTGCACCAAAACCAAACTCAGGAGCTAAAAAGAAAAGAAAGAGAATTGAAAAGCCGGGCGGTCCTAACCAGAATACTGGGAACAACCAACAAGGTGGAAACAATCAGCAAGGCGGTCAAAACCGTCCTCAAGGTCAAAATGGACCGGGAGGAAACCGTCCGCCAGGACAAGGTGGTTATCAGGGAAACAGACCTCCAGGACAAGGTGGTCAAAACCGTCCGGGTGGTCCTCAAGGTAACAGACCTCCGGGACAAGGTGGTCAAAACCGTCCTCAAGGACAAGGTGGTGGAAACCGTTTCGGAAACAACAGACCGGGACAGAGAACCATGCCTGTCGAGTTAACTGACGAGCAAGTTAAAAACCAAATCAAAGAAACCCTTGAAAAACTAACCAATAAAGGAGGTAAATCTAAATCTTCTAAACATAGAAAAGATAAGAGAAGTTTCCGTAGAGAGCAAGACGAGCGTCAGCAAGAAATTGATGCAGCAGACAGAACATTAAAAGTAACCGAGTTCATCACTGTTGGTGAATTGGCAAGTTTAATGAACGTTTCTCCTACTGAAGTTATTTCTGCTTGTTTCTCTTTAGGAGTAATGGTTACCATGAACCAAAGATTAGAAGCCGATACTTTGTTATTGGTAACTGATGAATTTGGATATAAAATTGAATTCTCGGATGCTGATCTTGAAGATACAGATGCTGATGACGAAATCGATACAGAAGAGAGCCTTGTTTCAAGAGCGCCGATTGTAACAGTAATGGGACACGTTGACCATGGTAAAACTTCATTGTTGGATTACATTAGAAAAACTAACGTAATTGCTGGTGAATCAGGTGGAATTACACAGCACATCGGAGCCTACAACGTGAAGTTGGAAAATGGTCAAAGAATTACATTCTTAGATACGCCAGGTCACGAAGCCTTTACTGCGATGAGAGCTAGGGGAGCACAGGTTACTGATATTGCAATTATTGTAATTGCTGCGGATGATGATGTAATGCCTCAAACGAAAGAAGCAATTTCTCACGCACAAGCTGCAGGAGTTCCTATGATTATTGCAATCAACAAAGTTGATAAGCCGAATGCAAATCCTGATAATATCCGTCAACAACTTTCCGGAATGAATATTTTGGTAGAAGAGTGGGGTGGAAATGTACAGGCTCAGGAAATTTCAGCTAAAATGGGTAATAATATGGATCTTTTATTAGAGAAAGTATTGTTACAGGCAGAAATGCTTGAATTAAAAGCTAATCCTGAACGTGCTGCAAACGGAGTTGTAATTGAAGCATCTTTAGATAAAGGTAGAGGTTATGTAGCAACAATGTTGGTACAAACCGGAACTTTAAAAGTTGGAGATTATGTAGTAGCAGGTAAAAATCATGGTAAAGTAAAAGCTTTATTGGATGAAAGAGGGAAAAACCTTGAAGAGGCAGGTCCTTCAATTCCAGCAACAATCTTAGGTTTAGATGGAGCGCCTACTGCAGGTGATAAGTTCCGTGTTTATGCCGACGAAAGTGAAGGTAAAGCTATTGCTAATAAGAGAGAACAGCTACAAAGAGAACTTTCAATCAGAACGAAAAAACACACTACGCTTGAAGAATTAGGTAGACGTATTGCTTTAGGAGAATTCAAAGAATTGAATATTATCCTTAAAGGTGACGTGGATGGTTCGGTAGAAGCACTTTCTGATCAGTTACAAAGATTATCAACAGAAGAAATCAGCGTGAAAATCCTTCACTCAGGTGTTGGGCAGATCACAGAATCTGATATCAACTTAGCGGCGGCATCTGATGCAATTATCATCGGATTCAACGTAAGAGCTGGAGCAAATGCTAAAGATCTTGCTGACCGTGAAGAAATTGAGATCAGAACATATTCTGTAATCTATAAAGCAATCGACGAGGTGAAAGAAGCGATGGAGGGAATGCTTTCTCCGGAGATTCAGGAACAAGTAATTGGTAATGTTGAAATCCGTGAGGTATTCAAGATTTCTAAAGTTGGAACCATTGCAGGTTGTATGGTTCTTACCGGAAAAGTAACGAGACAGTCTAAGGTAAGATTACTAAGAGATGGTATCGTGAAATTCGACGGAGAGCTTGAAAGCTTAAAACGTTTCAAAGACGACGTAAAAGAAGTTACAAAAGGCTACGAATGTGGATTGAACCTTAAAGGCTATAATGATATCGAACAAAACGATATTCTTGAAGTATACGAAGAGGTTGCTGTGAAGAAGAAATTGAAGTAA